In the genome of uncultured Campylobacter sp., one region contains:
- the priA gene encoding primosomal protein N' codes for MLYYEVAVLGASLKPLTYSSNFKIPAYRIVSVPVKSSVKSAVILCEVAKPTFKTKEILEISQLKFTSFQIALANFIAYYYVCEKSVAFGIFEPASDTAQDLRNLQEDPTTERNCACKQISVIKPTSACKQISTREQNFISEQDSITTQNSTLDDNFSAIQNSASIQNFALTRNSTISENSVTVINSAIAPNSMQRQNLKQVPNPTSQNSASNSITAQNSIQERDFVDEQNSVSIQNSTLAQNFVAMKTAINFAAAPSSAHKQNSATMQNSIQERDFAKGENSVSIQNFTSSQNSVLIQNLDATAQSPISQPLTPLQIGKIPNLTPAQEQARKFAEANETSLIFGDTGSGKSEIYIALIAQALAAGKQALFLMPEISLTPQMTKRLQSYFGERLGVWHSKISPKKKREILAKFNAGEIRLIAGARSALFLPFSDLGLIVVDEEHDDSYKSAAAPRLNARDAAIFVGKKLGIRVILGSATPALSTYAKQPHFRLRGTYFSSAKRFIFDESETGLSPKILTEIGRSLEAGKQAVVFLPTRANYKYMVCENCGQIVRCPFCAVGMSYHADAAALKCHYCGFSTFYRASCENCGGEVMQARKIGTGELAAQLAAHFPSARIAKFDRDEITTQRKLEALLNNFNAHKIDILVGTQMLSKGHDYHGVDLAVIMGIDEHLSYPDFRACEKTLALAMQVAGRAGRSGQGRVVIQTRQSSFFRDYIENYDDFLRDEAEFREGLYPPYMRLLRVLVSHKNEKAASEIMNVALELLRRKRAEGSEFASHDRLDTGSKRASLDALNLENSAQQGSKQMSNFKFQGSDLRESYVNLSSQKNASNLKNAAQISACDEEADNVNLKPERNEIAQNFINLAAENLAENSAQYLKEKASESFEIIGYGKAGIAYIASKFRFEILLRANSHVPLINAARALEHLPVEIDMDPVNFG; via the coding sequence ATGCTCTATTATGAAGTTGCGGTTTTGGGTGCCAGCCTAAAGCCGCTTACTTATAGTTCAAATTTTAAAATTCCAGCTTATCGAATCGTATCCGTTCCTGTAAAATCGAGCGTCAAATCCGCCGTGATTCTGTGCGAGGTTGCAAAACCGACCTTCAAAACCAAGGAAATTTTAGAGATTTCGCAGCTTAAATTTACCTCATTTCAGATCGCACTTGCAAATTTTATCGCGTACTACTATGTCTGCGAAAAGAGCGTTGCATTTGGGATTTTCGAGCCTGCGAGCGATACGGCGCAGGATTTGCGGAATTTGCAGGAGGATCCTACGACCGAGCGGAATTGCGCTTGCAAGCAAATTTCCGTTATTAAGCCAACCTCCGCTTGCAAGCAAATTTCTACCCGCGAACAAAATTTTATTTCCGAGCAGGATTCCATCACCACACAAAATTCTACGCTCGACGATAACTTTAGTGCCATACAAAATTCAGCCTCAATCCAGAATTTTGCATTGACGAGAAATTCTACTATCTCAGAAAATTCTGTTACCGTCATAAATTCCGCCATCGCGCCAAATTCCATGCAAAGGCAAAATTTAAAACAGGTACCAAATCCTACCTCACAAAATTCGGCATCAAATTCTATCACCGCACAGAATTCTATCCAAGAGAGGGACTTTGTCGATGAGCAAAATTCCGTTTCGATCCAAAATTCTACATTGGCTCAAAATTTCGTCGCTATGAAGACCGCTATAAATTTTGCTGCTGCGCCGAGTTCGGCACACAAACAAAATTCCGCCACTATGCAAAATTCTATCCAAGAGCGAGATTTTGCCAAGGGGGAGAATTCCGTTTCGATTCAAAATTTTACTTCATCGCAAAATTCCGTCCTAATTCAAAATTTAGACGCTACCGCGCAAAGCCCCATTTCGCAGCCGCTAACCCCGCTTCAAATAGGTAAAATTCCAAACCTCACCCCCGCGCAAGAGCAAGCGCGTAAATTTGCCGAAGCCAACGAGACGTCGCTGATTTTCGGCGATACGGGCAGCGGCAAGAGTGAAATTTATATCGCGCTAATCGCGCAGGCGCTCGCTGCGGGCAAGCAGGCGCTGTTTTTGATGCCCGAGATTTCGCTAACGCCGCAGATGACGAAGCGGCTACAGAGCTATTTCGGCGAGCGGCTCGGCGTCTGGCACTCCAAAATTTCGCCCAAGAAAAAGCGCGAAATTTTAGCGAAATTTAACGCAGGCGAGATCAGGCTCATCGCAGGTGCCCGCTCGGCGCTGTTTTTGCCCTTTAGCGATCTGGGTCTCATCGTCGTGGATGAGGAGCACGACGACAGCTACAAATCCGCCGCCGCGCCGCGTCTAAATGCCCGCGACGCCGCGATTTTCGTCGGCAAGAAGCTTGGCATCCGCGTGATTTTGGGCTCCGCGACGCCCGCGCTTAGCACCTACGCGAAGCAGCCGCACTTCCGCCTGCGCGGCACCTACTTTAGCAGCGCCAAGCGCTTCATTTTCGACGAGAGCGAAACGGGGCTGAGCCCCAAAATTTTAACCGAGATCGGGCGCAGCCTCGAAGCCGGCAAGCAGGCTGTCGTGTTTTTGCCGACGCGCGCGAACTACAAATATATGGTTTGCGAAAACTGCGGGCAGATCGTGCGCTGCCCGTTTTGCGCCGTCGGGATGAGCTATCACGCGGACGCTGCGGCGCTGAAGTGCCATTACTGCGGCTTTAGCACGTTTTACAGGGCGTCTTGCGAAAACTGCGGCGGCGAAGTGATGCAGGCACGCAAGATCGGCACCGGCGAGCTTGCCGCACAGCTTGCGGCGCATTTCCCGAGCGCTCGCATCGCTAAATTTGATCGCGACGAGATCACCACGCAGCGCAAACTCGAGGCGCTGCTCAATAACTTCAACGCCCATAAAATCGACATTCTGGTAGGCACGCAGATGCTTAGCAAGGGGCACGATTACCATGGCGTCGATCTTGCGGTGATAATGGGGATCGACGAGCATCTGAGCTATCCCGATTTTAGGGCGTGCGAAAAGACGCTAGCGCTTGCGATGCAGGTGGCGGGCCGCGCGGGTCGCTCGGGGCAGGGCAGGGTCGTCATACAGACGCGCCAGAGCAGCTTTTTTAGGGATTATATCGAAAACTACGATGATTTTTTACGCGACGAGGCGGAGTTTCGCGAGGGGCTTTATCCGCCGTATATGCGGCTTTTGCGCGTGCTGGTCTCGCATAAAAACGAAAAAGCAGCGAGCGAGATAATGAATGTCGCGCTTGAGCTTTTACGCCGCAAACGGGCGGAAGGTAGCGAGTTTGCATCGCATGATAGATTGGATACAGGCTCAAAGCGAGCAAGTTTAGATGCTTTAAATTTAGAAAATTCTGCGCAGCAGGGCAGTAAGCAGATGTCAAATTTTAAATTTCAAGGCTCGGATTTGCGCGAGAGTTATGTAAATTTAAGCTCCCAAAAAAACGCTTCAAATTTAAAAAATGCCGCGCAAATTTCAGCTTGCGACGAGGAAGCGGACAACGTGAATTTAAAGCCTGAAAGAAACGAGATCGCGCAAAATTTTATAAATTTAGCGGCCGAAAATCTTGCCGAAAATTCCGCGCAGTATTTGAAAGAGAAGGCGAGCGAGAGCTTTGAGATCATCGGCTACGGTAAGGCGGGTATCGCCTACATCGCGTCGAAATTTCGCTTTGAAATTCTGCTGCGCGCTAACTCGCACGTGCCGCTCATTAATGCTGCGCGCGCGCTTGAGCATCTGCCCGTCGAGATCGATATGGACCCCGTAAACTTCGGCTAG